From the genome of Blastocatellia bacterium, one region includes:
- a CDS encoding DNA double-strand break repair nuclease NurA — MTALENRRADFAHFDTEFREQMKLYAEALDTLVATSGDELRARLDGVDAPGALPTAELEQNGSLIARFAHDWRAQEDARRWSLETLAGRTTFAADGSQILPSKDYSVPVAAVQVAWFENPHTPAGGYVKDVTFEILPPTEILVRTGGATELSEQVVHKRRYGMEAAALRSYMHGVAARGFDVAKPPVVFFDSLLVISFAELLPDEQREFYVAEITSLLDASKQTGVPLVGYIDTSYARDLVNMLQAAFDLPDAQKIHDAALLSDRMEWGDRTAFFGCARRGILESYGDAWRRGIGFTYLQTSADAPPSRLDMPMWVYEQGLLDYVVDTVRGEIVVGNGYPYAIEAADQAAVLSARDREAFYSLFQEFAERERLRLRVARKAASKAHRR, encoded by the coding sequence ATGACGGCTCTCGAAAACCGTCGCGCCGACTTTGCGCACTTCGACACAGAGTTTCGCGAACAGATGAAACTCTATGCCGAGGCGCTTGACACGCTCGTCGCCACTTCCGGTGATGAGCTGCGCGCCCGCCTTGACGGCGTAGACGCGCCCGGCGCATTGCCGACAGCGGAGCTTGAGCAAAATGGCTCGCTGATCGCCCGCTTCGCGCACGACTGGCGGGCGCAGGAAGACGCGCGGCGCTGGAGCCTTGAAACGCTCGCGGGCCGCACGACCTTTGCCGCCGACGGCAGTCAGATTCTGCCCTCGAAAGATTACTCTGTGCCGGTCGCCGCCGTTCAGGTGGCCTGGTTCGAGAACCCGCACACGCCCGCCGGCGGCTACGTCAAAGACGTCACCTTCGAGATACTGCCGCCGACCGAAATTCTTGTGCGCACGGGCGGCGCAACCGAGCTATCCGAGCAGGTAGTTCACAAGCGACGCTATGGCATGGAGGCCGCCGCGTTGCGCAGCTACATGCATGGCGTGGCGGCGCGTGGCTTTGATGTCGCGAAGCCGCCCGTCGTCTTCTTTGATAGCTTGCTGGTCATCTCGTTCGCGGAATTATTGCCCGACGAGCAGCGCGAGTTTTATGTCGCGGAGATCACCTCGCTGCTCGACGCCTCAAAGCAAACGGGCGTGCCGCTGGTCGGCTACATTGACACCAGCTATGCGCGCGATCTGGTGAATATGCTGCAAGCGGCATTTGATCTGCCGGATGCCCAGAAGATTCACGACGCGGCGCTGCTTTCAGACCGCATGGAGTGGGGCGACCGGACGGCGTTCTTCGGTTGCGCGCGGCGCGGCATTCTTGAATCGTATGGCGACGCGTGGCGGCGTGGCATCGGCTTCACCTACTTGCAGACCAGCGCCGATGCGCCGCCGTCGCGCCTCGACATGCCCATGTGGGTTTATGAACAGGGCCTGCTCGATTACGTTGTGGATACGGTGCGCGGCGAAATTGTCGTCGGCAACGGCTACCCGTACGCGATTGAAGCGGCAGACCAGGCCGCCGTCTTGAGCGCCCGCGACCGCGAAGCTTTTTACTCGCTCTTTCAGGAATTCGCCGAGCGTGAACGGCTGCGCCTGCGCGTCGCCCGCAAGGCCGCAAGCAAAGCACACAGGAGATAG
- a CDS encoding DUF5658 family protein, with translation MSRSVLAQPVRLHNTRLFMYVLLSLLMSGYDAVATMEHIRRGVATEGNPLMDSLIQHNAVLFFFVKMVITALGLMFCYNFAQRRVAQLGIKAVAGIYAFICIYHTFIVFFE, from the coding sequence GTGAGCAGGAGTGTCCTTGCCCAGCCTGTAAGGCTGCACAACACGCGGCTGTTTATGTACGTTCTTCTTTCGCTGCTGATGTCGGGCTATGATGCAGTGGCAACCATGGAACATATTCGCCGCGGCGTCGCCACCGAAGGCAATCCTCTGATGGATTCGCTGATCCAGCACAACGCCGTGCTTTTCTTCTTCGTCAAGATGGTGATTACGGCGCTCGGCCTGATGTTCTGTTATAACTTCGCGCAGCGCCGCGTCGCGCAGTTGGGCATCAAGGCGGTCGCCGGCATCTACGCCTTCATTTGCATCTACCACACGTTCATCGTCTTCTTCGAATAA
- a CDS encoding aldo/keto reductase, producing MSDTEMFYRTLGSTGEQVSAIGLGGWHLALKHVDEALAIRIVRAAIDRGINFMDNCWDYNDGQSEIRMGRALKDGYRDRVFLMTKIDGRSKKAATEQLDESLRRLQVDHIDLVQHHEVLRFEDPHRIFDPQGANAALEDARRAGKLRYIGFTGHKDPRIHAYTLEVAAEHGFKFDAVQMPLNVMDAHYRSFEKLVLPELIKQQIGVLGMKCMANGILLKSGTVTPIECLHYALHLPTSVVITGIDSLEILDQAFEAARTFRPLSDDDVSTLLAKTARAAARGEFEPFKTSSIFDGTAKHPEWLGDEPQHVQQLMPA from the coding sequence ATGTCCGACACAGAGATGTTCTATCGAACACTGGGCAGCACCGGCGAACAGGTTTCAGCCATCGGCCTGGGTGGCTGGCACCTGGCGCTGAAGCATGTTGATGAAGCGCTCGCCATCCGCATCGTTCGCGCCGCCATTGATCGCGGCATCAACTTCATGGACAACTGCTGGGACTATAACGACGGCCAGAGCGAGATTCGCATGGGCCGCGCGCTGAAGGACGGCTATCGCGACCGCGTCTTCCTGATGACTAAGATTGATGGCCGCTCGAAGAAAGCCGCGACCGAGCAACTTGACGAATCGCTGCGCCGCCTACAGGTAGACCACATCGATCTGGTGCAGCACCACGAAGTCCTGCGCTTTGAAGACCCGCACCGCATCTTCGACCCGCAAGGCGCCAACGCCGCGCTCGAAGACGCCCGCCGTGCCGGTAAGCTGCGTTACATTGGCTTTACGGGCCACAAAGACCCGCGCATCCATGCCTACACCCTGGAGGTCGCCGCCGAGCACGGTTTCAAGTTCGACGCCGTGCAGATGCCGCTTAACGTCATGGACGCGCACTACCGCAGTTTTGAAAAGCTCGTCCTGCCGGAACTGATCAAGCAACAGATTGGCGTGCTGGGGATGAAGTGCATGGCCAACGGCATTCTGCTGAAATCGGGAACGGTTACGCCAATTGAATGTCTGCATTATGCGCTGCACTTGCCGACTTCGGTGGTTATCACTGGCATCGATAGTCTTGAGATTCTCGATCAAGCCTTCGAGGCGGCGCGCACCTTCCGCCCGCTGAGTGACGACGACGTGTCAACTTTGCTGGCAAAGACTGCCAGGGCGGCGGCGCGCGGCGAGTTCGAACCGTTCAAGACCTCTTCGATCTTCGACGGCACCGCCAAGCATCCCGAATGGCTCGGCGACGAGCCGCAACACGTGCAACAGCTCATGCCGGCATAA
- a CDS encoding response regulator, whose translation MASNLGREKGSAKGRILFIDDDDDTCEMVKVVLNQAGYEVNAGRSVAEGLLLVRKKKFDLILMDWYFSDGTGIELCRAVRQSDARTPIFFYTGMSQEQQIQAALEAGAQGCFIKPVEIETLLNTIAAQIDTRPPNND comes from the coding sequence TTGGCGAGCAATTTGGGACGCGAGAAGGGTTCCGCCAAAGGGCGGATACTATTCATTGACGATGACGACGACACCTGCGAGATGGTCAAGGTGGTGCTGAACCAGGCAGGTTACGAAGTCAATGCCGGGCGCAGTGTCGCCGAAGGCTTGTTGTTGGTCCGCAAGAAAAAGTTCGACCTGATTCTCATGGACTGGTATTTCAGCGATGGCACAGGCATCGAGCTCTGCCGCGCGGTGCGCCAGTCCGACGCGCGGACGCCGATCTTCTTCTACACAGGGATGTCTCAGGAGCAGCAAATCCAGGCGGCGCTTGAGGCCGGCGCGCAGGGTTGCTTCATCAAGCCGGTCGAGATAGAAACTTTGCTGAATACGATTGCCGCGCAGATTGACACGCGCCCGCCGAATAATGACTGA
- a CDS encoding response regulator transcription factor — protein MTKLRILIAEDHETIREGIKLLINSQPDMNVVGEAGNGLMAIQSAQTLLPDVVLMDVSMPGVTGFQATEKLNETCPQVKVLALTRHRDKAYLQQLVRAGADGYVLKQSPAEELLRAIRAVAAGGQYLDASLTGKVLAGYASEQRSKDARRQWISQREEEVIKLIAWGHSNKEISAKLDISVKTVEAHRANAMRKLDMHSRIDIVRFALLQGWLEE, from the coding sequence ATGACAAAGTTACGAATCCTGATTGCCGAAGACCATGAAACGATCCGCGAAGGCATTAAGCTCCTGATTAACTCGCAGCCCGACATGAATGTCGTCGGCGAAGCCGGCAACGGCCTCATGGCCATACAGAGCGCCCAGACGCTGCTGCCCGATGTGGTGCTAATGGACGTTTCGATGCCCGGCGTGACCGGCTTTCAGGCGACCGAGAAATTGAATGAGACCTGTCCGCAGGTCAAGGTACTGGCGCTGACCAGGCACCGCGACAAGGCTTACTTGCAACAACTGGTGCGCGCCGGCGCCGACGGCTACGTGCTGAAGCAGAGCCCCGCGGAAGAACTGCTGCGCGCCATCCGCGCGGTCGCCGCCGGCGGCCAATATCTGGATGCATCGCTGACCGGCAAGGTACTGGCCGGGTATGCCAGCGAACAGCGGTCGAAAGATGCCCGTCGCCAGTGGATCAGCCAGCGCGAGGAGGAAGTCATCAAGCTGATCGCCTGGGGCCACAGCAACAAAGAGATTTCCGCGAAGCTCGACATCAGCGTCAAGACCGTCGAGGCGCATCGCGCCAACGCCATGCGTAAGCTCGACATGCACAGCCGCATAGACATCGTGCGCTTCGCCCTGTTGCAAGGCTGGCTCGAAGAATAA